The window CCTTCTCGGCGTCGCCGATGATGTTGCCCTCGAGGTCGACCAGACGCGGGTCGTTGTAGACCGACTGGAAGGACTTCACGTCGGTGAAGTGCTCGACCGGGGAGGCGGCGTCCTTCATGCGGAGCATCGACTTCGGGGTGAACACGACCAGCGGGCGACGCATGGTACCCAGTGCGTGACGACGCAGCAGGTGGAAGTGGTTCGCCGGGGTCGTCGGCTGGGCGACGGTCATGGAACCCTCGGCACACAGCTGCAGGAAGCGCTCGATGCGGGCGGAGGAGTGGTCCGGGCCCTGGCCCTCGTAGCCGTGCGGCAGGAGGAGGATGACGCCGGAGGTCTGACCCCACTTGGCCTCACCGGAGGAGACGTACTCGTCGATGATGGTCTGCGCACCGTTGGCGAAGTCACCGAACTGTGCCTCCCAGGCGACGACGGCGTCGGAGTTGCCCATGGTGTAGCCGTACTCGAAGCCCATGCCGGCGTACTCGGTGAGGGCGGAGTTGTACACGAGGAACTTGCCGCCGTTGCCCTTCTCCACGGCCAGCTCGTTGAGCGGGTTGAACTCGTTGCCGTTGCGCGGGTCGATCGGGATGGCGTGACGCTGGGTGAAGGTGCCTCGGCGGGAGTCCTCACCGGCGAGGCGGACCAGACGGCCCTCGTTCGCCAGGGAGGAGAAGGCGATGAGCTCGCCCCAGCCCCAGTCGATGCCACCCTCGCGGACGGACTCGGCGCGACGCTTGGCCACCGGTGCCACACGCGGGTGGAACTCGAAGTCCTCCGGTGCGTTGGAGTAGGCCATGCCGATCTCGACGAGGTCCTCGCGGGTGATGGAGGTGTCCAGGCCACGGGTCAGCTCCTGGGAGCCGGTGATGCCGGTCTGCTCCTGCGGGCCCTCCTTCTCGGCCTCCTTGACCTCGTTGAAGACGGACTCCATCTGGTCGTGGAAGTCCTGTGCCGCGATCGCGGCGTCCTCGGCGGAGAGGTCACCACGGCCGACGAGGTCGTCGGTGTAGCGGGCACGGACGGACTTGCGGTCCGCGATGAGGTCGTACATGAGCGGCTGGGTCATCGACGGGTCGTCGGCCTCGTTGTGGCCGCGGCGACGGTAGCAGATGAGGTCGATGAAGACATCCTTGCCGAAGCGGCGACGGTACTCGGTGGCCAGCTGACCGACCCAGACGACGGCCTCCGGGTCGTCGCCGTTGACGTGGAAGACCGGGCAGTCGAAGCCCTTGGCCACGTCGGTGGCGTAGTGGGTGGAGCGGGAGGAGTCCGGGGTGGTGGTGAAGCCGATCTGGTTGTTCACCACGATGTGGACGGTGCCGCCGACGGTGTAGCCGCGCAGGCCGTACAGGTTGATCGTCTCCTGGACGATGCCCAGGCCGGCGAAGGAGGCGTCACCGTGGAGCATGAGCGGCATGACGGTGAAGCCGTCGTCGCCCTTGTCCAGCAGGTCCTGCTTGGCGCGGGCCATACCCACCATGACCGGGTTGACGGCCTCGAGGTGGGACGGGTTGGCGGTGAGGGAGACCTTGATCTCGCCGTCGCCGAACATCTGGATGTGGGTGCCCTCGGAGCCGAGGTGGTACTTCACGTCACCGGAGCCACCGATCTGGCCCTGGGTGATGTTGCCCTCGAACTCGTTGAAGATGGTGGCCAGGGACTTGCCCACGATGTTGAACAGGACGTTCAGGCGACCACGGTGCGGCATGCCGATGACGACCTCGTCGAGGCCCTGGCCTGCGGCGGTGTCGATGGCGGCGTCCATGAGCGGGATGAGGGCCTCGGCGCCCTCGAGGGAGAAGCGCTTCTGGCCGACGTACTTGGTCTGCAGGAAGTTCTCGAAGGCCTCGGCGGCGTTGAGCTTCTGCAGGATGTACTTCTGCTCGGCGTTGGTCGGCTTGGGCATGCCCGCCTCGAGGCGGTCCTGCAGCCACTCACGCTCGTCGCGGTCGAGGATGTGGGTGTACTCGGAACCGACCTTGAGGGTGTAGGCGGCGCGCAGGCGGGAGAGCACCTCGCGCAGGGTCATGGACTCCTTGCCGCCGAAGCCACCGACGTGGAAGGTGCGGTCCAGGTCCCAGATGGTCAG of the Corynebacterium humireducens NBRC 106098 = DSM 45392 genome contains:
- a CDS encoding multifunctional oxoglutarate decarboxylase/oxoglutarate dehydrogenase thiamine pyrophosphate-binding subunit/dihydrolipoyllysine-residue succinyltransferase subunit, with amino-acid sequence MSSASTFGPNEWLVDEMFQQFQKDPQSVDKEWRELFEKNGAPQSAATTAAPRSASQPASVPSAGPIGSDKNEERKTVVTEQAKAAQATTQKAAAAPARPARRKPVSPIDRAANTPKPEAGSTPLRGMFRAIAKNMDESLEVPTATSVRDMPVKLMFENRAMVNDHLARTRGGKISFTHIIGYAMVKAIMAHPDMNVSYEIKDGKPSVVVPENINLGLAIDLPQKDGSRALVVAAIKETENMAFDEFVEAYEDIVERSRVGKLKLDDYQGVTVSLTNPGGIGTRHSVPRLTKGQGTIIGVGSMDYPAEFAGASEDRLAELGVGKLVTITSTYDHRVIQGAESGEFLRTMSQLLVDDKFWDHIFDRMNIPYAPMRWAQDLPNRGIDKNTRVMQLIEAYRSRGHLIADTNPLQWIQPGMPVPDHRDLDIETHGLTIWDLDRTFHVGGFGGKESMTLREVLSRLRAAYTLKVGSEYTHILDRDEREWLQDRLEAGMPKPTNAEQKYILQKLNAAEAFENFLQTKYVGQKRFSLEGAEALIPLMDAAIDTAAGQGLDEVVIGMPHRGRLNVLFNIVGKSLATIFNEFEGNITQGQIGGSGDVKYHLGSEGTHIQMFGDGEIKVSLTANPSHLEAVNPVMVGMARAKQDLLDKGDDGFTVMPLMLHGDASFAGLGIVQETINLYGLRGYTVGGTVHIVVNNQIGFTTTPDSSRSTHYATDVAKGFDCPVFHVNGDDPEAVVWVGQLATEYRRRFGKDVFIDLICYRRRGHNEADDPSMTQPLMYDLIADRKSVRARYTDDLVGRGDLSAEDAAIAAQDFHDQMESVFNEVKEAEKEGPQEQTGITGSQELTRGLDTSITREDLVEIGMAYSNAPEDFEFHPRVAPVAKRRAESVREGGIDWGWGELIAFSSLANEGRLVRLAGEDSRRGTFTQRHAIPIDPRNGNEFNPLNELAVEKGNGGKFLVYNSALTEYAGMGFEYGYTMGNSDAVVAWEAQFGDFANGAQTIIDEYVSSGEAKWGQTSGVILLLPHGYEGQGPDHSSARIERFLQLCAEGSMTVAQPTTPANHFHLLRRHALGTMRRPLVVFTPKSMLRMKDAASPVEHFTDVKSFQSVYNDPRLVDLEGNIIGDAEKVTTIMLCSGKVYYELEKRRKKDKREDIAIVRVEMLHPIPFNRLREAFECYPNATEVRFVQDEPANQGPWPFYNEHLRNLIPGMPEMRRISRRAQSSTATGVTKVHQLEQAQLIDEAFA